The following is a genomic window from Neodiprion lecontei isolate iyNeoLeco1 chromosome 4, iyNeoLeco1.1, whole genome shotgun sequence.
CCAATAGGCATCACACgtattttaataaatgaatcTTTTCGTAATCCAATTCGTGTCGCCCACAAATCCAGTCCAGTTTCATCACCTTATTTCTGCTTGACAAGCGTGTTTAGAAGAGTAAAGTACGTAGCTGCAGCACTAACAATCTGCAAGGATCGTAGCACGAGATCAGATAAGCTAGTGACCGTaatcaaataataaatatgacTCAATTTTATATCATCGGTATGCTTACGGTAGTTAGCTGAGGCAGATCAAGTCTGAAAAATCCATTAGCTGTAAAGCGAAATGCTTTTTGGGATCGAAGCATCAGAAATTTCAACTGATTGCAAATTTGCTTTCCGAAACATAGCCACGGACAGTTGTAAGCAGCGATTGCTAATAACTCGGTCTTGTCATGAAAATTAAAGCTAGTTATATCGCTCCGTTTATCATGGctaggtataataatacacaagAATTATTTCAGCTGtctgaaaaattctaaatcaGATATGTGAAAACAATCATGAAAGTGAATAGTGATACCAAACAGCACTGTCATTTTTGTGACTGGTAATGAGCTCACTCACCTCGTTGCTCAACATAGTTGAGCACCCACAATAAATTGCACTTTCGGTCAGGAGTACAACACCGTGTGACAATTGTcctaatatttcgaaaaattgaccGACAGCGAACATCTAAAATATCGAAGAGTTCAATTCAGTGTGGGTAAAAGTTAATTTAAACCTTGATTGAGCAACtctttacaaaaattcatactCTCTAAATATGAAACAGTTATAAGTACGATATAATGCCACTGGAAAAAACCAGTGTAtaatcagtaaaaaaaaaatggtggaGTCACTGAATCTTGAATGGAtatgcagttttttttttttttttttgcagtagTTCACTTATATCTAGAAATCAGTGAATTTTCTCTAATTCAAATTTAGATGGATGAGAGAGTACACTTGGATTAAAATGCAATCTTTGATTTTCATGTACTGTTGATCTACCTGTTGTATCTGGTGAAGAGATAGACAAATCGTGAGAGACGTTACGAGCATTGATGCGAAGAATATTggacgaaatattttttctactctctCGCACAACCTGTAGGTATGTGGATGATAAGAACGATATATTCTGTATTGAATGTATAGTATAAGTACTAATTCTCAAACACTAGGATAAATAGGCTTATATACAGCGTATTCAGATAAATCAATACTCATCCATTCAAAACACTTACAAGTACAATTCATTCTGACGATTGACAATCTTGGACAGCCTTAGAGATACTTTACATTTTTGTTCGTCCAAAACAGCTGTCGACGTAGTTTGTTCAATAATATATTCTAAATCGTATTGAAGAAGCTGCAAATAGTTGCAAAATGTTTCAACATTTACTTACTCTTTGTTATTCACTCAAGTGTTTGCTTGCGTGAGGTTTTTCAAGTAGCTGGATTTTAAATACCTTAAAATGAAGACACAGGTGAGTTAGCAGCTGGAAAAACAACGTATCCGTTGATGCTAGGTAAATTAAAAAGAACACTGTTATAGCGTGTTCGACGATCATCACTGGAATGTAATTGCCAACATAATTAATGTCGAAGGGATATTTCACGGGCATAATGGTCGTGAAATTGTACGCGTTATTAACTGTTTTTGATTCAAAATACTGTTCCAACAGAAccctgaaaacaaaaaaccatcACAATTGCACAATCTACAATTACCAGTACAGATTTCACCTACTTGTAAGGATTTAGATGAAAAACAGCGGACATTAACATGCatgttatgaaataaaaaatggtcaTATGATAGGCCTTCTTCGCCTTGGTCAGCATAACGGTTCTATTTTGCTCCACCTGATACCGGTCCTCCCACATCACCGATAAGCTTAGCAAAATCTCGCGGAGCTGCTTAGCCTGGAAAATGAGACTGAGTCCCTGCAAGAATATTCAACAACTCGGTGAATAATAACTAATGTTGTTGCGGATCTTGGAAACAACACTTATACTACAAGGTCAAggtcatttttcaaataataaccAATGACATTACTTATGCCTGAGTTTTAACAATAAACTATTACcccattttattttatgatttcgtcccaatatttaattattcttaATCTGTACGTTTGAAATTAGATAAATGCGAATGAAGTAATCAACTGATTTCACAATTATCGCTCATTGGTATACCTTAGTTGTTGCCAAATATCCAGAAAATATTGCACCAATTCCACGAACGGtaatttcctcgtcgattttGAGATTTACAATCACTTGATGCCATTCGCCAACAGACCAAACAGTTAAAAAAGCTAATGTCACTAACCCTAGTGGACGTTTCAACAAATGTTGATCGCCGGAACTTCCTCCAGCTTTCAATAACAACACATTGAGACTCAAGAAATGATCATACTGTTTCTTAGCTTCAGAATCAATCATGGTATCTAGTACTTAGATGTTCAAAGGGTCAAGTTTGAATGCACAATGCTAGTTCAAACGTAAATCATCTATTGTCCATTACGTATTTTGCTTGAACAACGATAAAGTGGACTAAATTCGACGGGTGATTATTATGCGTACATTGCATGAGTACTTAATGACAGCCAATTATTTCGGCCAGTTGTGGTATATTAAACTGGAAGAGAAAGTTCAAAACTTTATGTATGGTTTGCTTAGCGTTGCAAATAAGTTCAGctgttaaaaaacaaatagtttGAAAACTGAGTACCGACGCAACGGCAAGTTGCCGCGCATTGAAACCCACGTGGTAAGGTCAATGGTACTCAATCACATCTTTATtcgaagaatttaaaaatctagGATTGTTAATCGGCAATGtgaaaatatagagaaaatgAAGGAGCGAGATGAAGTAGCTGATGGCATATTTGGACTATACGCAATCGATTTCTGTTAGAAAATTAAGTCGAcgtagtgcatcaaagaattgattccagcaattatgaaaatcgtaaaaattttcagcaacaATCCAAAGGGATAAAGGGGGCTTACCTTTTTTTGGaccgaaaaattataatcacaattgatttgtatgaccctttcctgactaatcgGACCcccgggaactcagaaaacgcagcgaaaacagcgtgggatcaacaggagagaaaatacgaaggaaaaagcacctgctgaaaaatgtcgaaatcacaggttttcgttttttggctgtaacttatgatgcgttgatcgcagcgtattgggactgcgcccaatcgatttctctcgcaaaattacgtcggtatagtgcatgaaagaatttattccagcacttttcaaaatcgcaaaaattttcgccaaaaatgcaaaggggttagccttgctttctcttcatttttggagccgaaaattttcggtctcagattggATCTGAATGACCCATTCCTGACTAAccggacccccaggaactcagaaaacgcagcgaaaagagcgtgggatcaacaggagagaaaatacgaaggaaaaagcacctgctgaaaaatgtcgaaatcacaggttttcgttttttggctgtaacttatgatgcgttgatcgcagcgtattgggactgcgcccaatcgatttctctcgcaaaattacgtcggtatagtgcatgaaagaatttattccagcacttttcaaaatcgcaaaaattttcgccaaaaatgcaaaggggttagccttgctttctcttcatttttggagccgaaaattttcggtctcagattggATCTGAATGACCCATTCCTGACTAAccggacccccaggaactcagaaaacgcagcgaaaagagcgtgggatcaacaggagagaaaatacgaaggaaaaagcacctgctgaaaaatgtcgaaatcacaggttttcgttttttggctgtaacttatgatgcgttgatcgcagcgtattgggactgcgcccaatcgatttctctcgcaaaattacgtcggtatagtgcatgaaagaattcattccagcactttttaaatattaatccttacgtaatatttttgatatgttctgatactgaaaatatttattgctattccaggtacaacccgaggtggttatcggtggttgttcgaggtggttagcgattgttggaggtggtcggaggtggacgaggaggaggacgaactgcactgagtctcaaagccctgttgacataaaagcagctattcgatagaaattatagtttatagtttacacagcccattgcatgatatttcattacaaatacatatgtttcaatgtatttaggaataatttatcaaatatacgataaaattgatgcaccggatcatcgtcgactttaacttttgaaatgtcctaccattttcgaacacctcctacctccccctgccacctccgaccatcaatggccactttcgaccaccccctatcaccttctgccagcgccgaccacctcctaccatttccgaacacctccgaCCATCCTATTTAGCTATATTACCAGactagctatgatatgaaaagagaagaattattcatttcgaaatgggattctattcgacgcgcgctcgatgtattccataacattagtattcataattattccaacaacttttcatttgctctctcgatcttgaattttcataggcatagaatcgaaacgttgttttagctggtcgcaagtgaagtatctgcgttgggtagaggagcagaattgtttttcgaaaagtattcggatggaaaaaaattcagagtaactgtaatacatcacggatgcgctaattttgaacgagatgaaatggatacttcgtatatgagacggtatttaacgctgcgtagtggtttaaagacctagaaaggtgatagggagagaaagaacgacgcttcttaacacttcgagtgtattttaacacacatttgaaagatacgagcgaaatttttcatcatccaactgtcgcagaacggcagcgttattagccgacccgttcactgaagaatatatcttcagtcaacggctgaccatcgaagggcctggccgcttgagtctggaatcggcaggagagataaagtgtgtatttcttgtatgaaatgtgaaagctaaaatcattatacatcatatcatatcatcatacctcatacatcatacatcatacatcgtacatcatacatcatcatacatagtatcaaagttcgaaaccatagtttggatgtcggacgttcagaaagtgacgtcaccaattcaaaatcagctagccgaattcctcagtctggaaacaaccgcgcagtagagcggacggatgagagtcgcgctccgcaaatttcgagtaccgggttctcaacctcccggatcccgcgcttcgggtccgctacgtatttcgagtaccgggttctcaacctcccggatcccgcgcttcgggtccgctacgcggtgaaactcgacttccaggataagcgctccgtggttcctggttcatgtttacaataaattatttcaattcgtttttcgcgcaagcccaaattcggtagctgtcagtccgtcaataaaatttctcgacttccaggataagcgctccgtggttcctggttcatgtttacaacaaattatttcaattcgtttttcgcgcaagcccaaattcggtagctgtcagtccgccaataaaatttctcgacttccaggataagtgctccgtggttcctggttcatgtttacaataaattatttcaattcgtttttcgcgcaagcccaaattcagtagctgtcagtccgccaataaaatttctcgacttccaggataagcgctccgtggttcctggttcatgtttacaacaaattatttcaattcgtttttcgcgcaaccccaaattcggtagctgtcagtccgccaataaaatttctcgacttccaggataagcgctccgtgattcctggttcatgtttacaacaaattatttcaattcgtttctcgcgcaaccccaaattcggtagctgtcagtccgccaataaaatttctcgacttccaggataagcgctccgtgattcctggttcatgtttacaacaaattatttcaattcgtttttcgcgcaaccccaaattcggtagctgtcagtccgccaataaaatttctcgacttccaggataagcgctccgtgattcctggttcatgtttacaacaaattatttcaattcgtttttcgcgcaaccccaaattcggtagctgtcagtccgccaataaaatttctcgacttccaggataagcgctccgtgattcctggttcatgtttacaacaaattatttcaattcgtttttcgcgcaaccccaaattcggtagctgtcagtccgctaataaaatttctcgacttccaggataagcgctccgtggttcctggttcatgtttacaataaattatttcaattcgtttttcgcgcaagaccatattcagtagctgtcagtccactaataaaatttctcgacttccagaataAGCGCTCCggggttcctggttcatgtttacaataaattatttcaattcctttttcgcgcaagcccaaattcggtagctgtcagtgcgctaataaaagtcctataactttacaatcttctcataatctttttggtaaaatatgtcgataaaaaaattatatcaaaccttacacattatttttgatttgttctcacgttgaaaatatttattagtattcgaggtataactcgaggcggttggcggttttcgttggaggtagttaggggtggttgcgggtaatctcggtgattcaggaggagggggacgaggatttgtgctcggtgagtaaaacacttttataatatttcattgcaactgtaattatatttcatctgaaatattacaaacttgtcacgtttacaataaattatttcaattcatttttcgtgcaagcacatatttagtagctatgaataatcttatacaatttattatattattaattaattaattaatattcttataatatttgatggcaattgtaattatatttcatctgaaatattacaaacttgtcacctttacaataaattatttcaattcatttttcgtgcaagcacaaattcagttgctacgaataagcttatacaatttattatattattaattaattatttaatcaattactcaattatattaatccttacacaatattttcgatgtgttcttatactgaaaatatttattactattcaaggtataacctgaggtggttgaaggtggtcggaggtggacgaggaggaggacgaggaggacgaggatttgtgctgggtgagtaaaacacttttataatatttgatggcaactgtaattacatttcatctgaaatattacaaacttgtcacgtttacaataaattatttcaattcatttttcgtgcaagcacatattcagtagctatgaataatcttgtacaattta
Proteins encoded in this region:
- the LOC124294105 gene encoding odorant receptor 47a-like produces the protein MIDSEAKKQYDHFLSLNVLLLKAGGSSGDQHLLKRPLGLVTLAFLTVWSVGEWHQVIVNLKIDEEITVRGIGAIFSGYLATTKGLSLIFQAKQLREILLSLSVMWEDRYQVEQNRTVMLTKAKKAYHMTIFYFITCMLMSAVFHLNPYKVLLEQYFESKTVNNAYNFTTIMPVKYPFDINYVGNYIPVMIVEHAITVFFLIYLASTDTLFFQLLTHLCLHFKLLQYDLEYIIEQTTSTAVLDEQKCKVSLRLSKIVNRQNELYLLCERVEKIFRPIFFASMLVTSLTICLSLHQIQQMFAVGQFFEILGQLSHGVVLLTESAIYCGCSTMLSNETELLAIAAYNCPWLCFGKQICNQLKFLMLRSQKAFRFTANGFFRLDLPQLTTIVSAAATYFTLLNTLVKQK